The following proteins come from a genomic window of Gossypium raimondii isolate GPD5lz chromosome 5, ASM2569854v1, whole genome shotgun sequence:
- the LOC105768937 gene encoding uncharacterized protein LOC105768937 isoform X3: MTSVEERRIVIRNDHGENLVGILRETGSKDLVIICHGFQSKKERIPMVTLATTLGREGISAFRFDFAGNGESEGSFMYGNYRREAEDLRAVIRHFRKNQRLITAIVGHSKGFLQGGMWCFSMLQSTMMYPPSSIFLAGSIWRKAWKVDWVKIFYKESSRMGLLMLRIEKFEYRVTQESLMDRLTTDTRAACLSIDQNCRDKIVPAKDALEFARFIRNHKLHIIEGADHEYTAHQDELATVVLDFVKAVREDRNTAELLQSCERAVNFIKARI; encoded by the exons ATGACTTCAG TAGAAGAGCGGAGAATTGTAATCCGAAACGATCATGGGGAGAACCTTGTTGGAATTTTACGCGAAACTGGTTCTAAGGATCTTGTCATCATTTGCCACGGTTTTCAATCCAAAAAG gAACGAATACCCATGGTGACTCTTGCCACTACTTTGGGAAGAGAGGGAATCAGTGCTTTCCGCTTTGACTTTGCTGGGAACGG GGAAAGTGAAGGTTCCTTTATGTATGGTAACTACCGCAGAGAAGCCGAAGATTTACGAGCTGTCATCCGACATTTCCGCAAGAACCAACGTCTAATAACTGCAATTGTTGGCCACAGTAAAG GGTTCCTGCAGGGGGGAATGTGGTGCTTCTCTATGCTTCAAAGTACAATGATGTACCCACCGTCATCAATATTTCTGGCCGGTTCCATTTGGAGAAAGGCATGGAAGGTCGATTGGGTAAAGATTTTTTACAAAGAATCAAGCAGAATGGGTTTATTGATGTTACGAATAGAAAAG TTTGAATATCGTGTAACTCAAGAAAGTTTGATGGACCGATTAACCACCGACACTCGTGCAGCATGTCTTTCGATTGATCAAAATTGCAG GGATAAAATTGTACCAGCCAAAGATGCCCTGGAATTTGCCAGGTTTATACGAAATCACAAGCTGCACATAATTGAAGGAGCTGATCATGAGTATACTGCACACCAGGATGAGTTAGCTACAGTTGTGCTCGATTTTGTAAAGGCAGTTCGGGAAGACAGAAACACAGCTGAACTTCTGCAATCATGCGAAAGAGCAGTTAATTTCATCAAAGCTCGAATCTGA
- the LOC105768937 gene encoding uncharacterized protein LOC105768937 isoform X1, with translation MTSVEERRIVIRNDHGENLVGILRETGSKDLVIICHGFQSKKERIPMVTLATTLGREGISAFRFDFAGNGESEGSFMYGNYRREAEDLRAVIRHFRKNQRLITAIVGHSKGFLQGGMWCFSMLQSTMMYPPSSIFLAGSIWRKAWKVDWVKIFYKESSRMGLLMLRIEKFEYRVTQESLMDRLTTDTRAACLSIDQNCRLLTIHGSRDKIVPAKDALEFARFIRNHKLHIIEGADHEYTAHQDELATVVLDFVKAVREDRNTAELLQSCERAVNFIKARI, from the exons ATGACTTCAG TAGAAGAGCGGAGAATTGTAATCCGAAACGATCATGGGGAGAACCTTGTTGGAATTTTACGCGAAACTGGTTCTAAGGATCTTGTCATCATTTGCCACGGTTTTCAATCCAAAAAG gAACGAATACCCATGGTGACTCTTGCCACTACTTTGGGAAGAGAGGGAATCAGTGCTTTCCGCTTTGACTTTGCTGGGAACGG GGAAAGTGAAGGTTCCTTTATGTATGGTAACTACCGCAGAGAAGCCGAAGATTTACGAGCTGTCATCCGACATTTCCGCAAGAACCAACGTCTAATAACTGCAATTGTTGGCCACAGTAAAG GGTTCCTGCAGGGGGGAATGTGGTGCTTCTCTATGCTTCAAAGTACAATGATGTACCCACCGTCATCAATATTTCTGGCCGGTTCCATTTGGAGAAAGGCATGGAAGGTCGATTGGGTAAAGATTTTTTACAAAGAATCAAGCAGAATGGGTTTATTGATGTTACGAATAGAAAAG TTTGAATATCGTGTAACTCAAGAAAGTTTGATGGACCGATTAACCACCGACACTCGTGCAGCATGTCTTTCGATTGATCAAAATTGCAG GTTATTAACCATTCATGGATCCAGGGATAAAATTGTACCAGCCAAAGATGCCCTGGAATTTGCCAGGTTTATACGAAATCACAAGCTGCACATAATTGAAGGAGCTGATCATGAGTATACTGCACACCAGGATGAGTTAGCTACAGTTGTGCTCGATTTTGTAAAGGCAGTTCGGGAAGACAGAAACACAGCTGAACTTCTGCAATCATGCGAAAGAGCAGTTAATTTCATCAAAGCTCGAATCTGA
- the LOC105768937 gene encoding uncharacterized protein LOC105768937 isoform X4 yields the protein MTSVEERRIVIRNDHGENLVGILRETGSKDLVIICHGFQSKKERIPMVTLATTLGREGISAFRFDFAGNGESEGSFMYGNYRREAEDLRAVIRHFRKNQRLITAIVGHSKGGNVVLLYASKYNDVPTVINISGRFHLEKGMEGRLGKDFLQRIKQNGFIDVTNRKGQFEYRVTQESLMDRLTTDTRAACLSIDQNCRDKIVPAKDALEFARFIRNHKLHIIEGADHEYTAHQDELATVVLDFVKAVREDRNTAELLQSCERAVNFIKARI from the exons ATGACTTCAG TAGAAGAGCGGAGAATTGTAATCCGAAACGATCATGGGGAGAACCTTGTTGGAATTTTACGCGAAACTGGTTCTAAGGATCTTGTCATCATTTGCCACGGTTTTCAATCCAAAAAG gAACGAATACCCATGGTGACTCTTGCCACTACTTTGGGAAGAGAGGGAATCAGTGCTTTCCGCTTTGACTTTGCTGGGAACGG GGAAAGTGAAGGTTCCTTTATGTATGGTAACTACCGCAGAGAAGCCGAAGATTTACGAGCTGTCATCCGACATTTCCGCAAGAACCAACGTCTAATAACTGCAATTGTTGGCCACAGTAAAG GGGGGAATGTGGTGCTTCTCTATGCTTCAAAGTACAATGATGTACCCACCGTCATCAATATTTCTGGCCGGTTCCATTTGGAGAAAGGCATGGAAGGTCGATTGGGTAAAGATTTTTTACAAAGAATCAAGCAGAATGGGTTTATTGATGTTACGAATAGAAAAG GACAGTTTGAATATCGTGTAACTCAAGAAAGTTTGATGGACCGATTAACCACCGACACTCGTGCAGCATGTCTTTCGATTGATCAAAATTGCAG GGATAAAATTGTACCAGCCAAAGATGCCCTGGAATTTGCCAGGTTTATACGAAATCACAAGCTGCACATAATTGAAGGAGCTGATCATGAGTATACTGCACACCAGGATGAGTTAGCTACAGTTGTGCTCGATTTTGTAAAGGCAGTTCGGGAAGACAGAAACACAGCTGAACTTCTGCAATCATGCGAAAGAGCAGTTAATTTCATCAAAGCTCGAATCTGA
- the LOC105768937 gene encoding uncharacterized protein LOC105768937 isoform X2, giving the protein MTSVEERRIVIRNDHGENLVGILRETGSKDLVIICHGFQSKKERIPMVTLATTLGREGISAFRFDFAGNGESEGSFMYGNYRREAEDLRAVIRHFRKNQRLITAIVGHSKGGNVVLLYASKYNDVPTVINISGRFHLEKGMEGRLGKDFLQRIKQNGFIDVTNRKGQFEYRVTQESLMDRLTTDTRAACLSIDQNCRLLTIHGSRDKIVPAKDALEFARFIRNHKLHIIEGADHEYTAHQDELATVVLDFVKAVREDRNTAELLQSCERAVNFIKARI; this is encoded by the exons ATGACTTCAG TAGAAGAGCGGAGAATTGTAATCCGAAACGATCATGGGGAGAACCTTGTTGGAATTTTACGCGAAACTGGTTCTAAGGATCTTGTCATCATTTGCCACGGTTTTCAATCCAAAAAG gAACGAATACCCATGGTGACTCTTGCCACTACTTTGGGAAGAGAGGGAATCAGTGCTTTCCGCTTTGACTTTGCTGGGAACGG GGAAAGTGAAGGTTCCTTTATGTATGGTAACTACCGCAGAGAAGCCGAAGATTTACGAGCTGTCATCCGACATTTCCGCAAGAACCAACGTCTAATAACTGCAATTGTTGGCCACAGTAAAG GGGGGAATGTGGTGCTTCTCTATGCTTCAAAGTACAATGATGTACCCACCGTCATCAATATTTCTGGCCGGTTCCATTTGGAGAAAGGCATGGAAGGTCGATTGGGTAAAGATTTTTTACAAAGAATCAAGCAGAATGGGTTTATTGATGTTACGAATAGAAAAG GACAGTTTGAATATCGTGTAACTCAAGAAAGTTTGATGGACCGATTAACCACCGACACTCGTGCAGCATGTCTTTCGATTGATCAAAATTGCAG GTTATTAACCATTCATGGATCCAGGGATAAAATTGTACCAGCCAAAGATGCCCTGGAATTTGCCAGGTTTATACGAAATCACAAGCTGCACATAATTGAAGGAGCTGATCATGAGTATACTGCACACCAGGATGAGTTAGCTACAGTTGTGCTCGATTTTGTAAAGGCAGTTCGGGAAGACAGAAACACAGCTGAACTTCTGCAATCATGCGAAAGAGCAGTTAATTTCATCAAAGCTCGAATCTGA
- the LOC105768936 gene encoding UDP-sulfoquinovose synthase, chloroplastic, whose translation MAHLMSTSCSIKISSSYRPCGQPLSQDRTVLPNSFTIKTSKSPFKRLVSKGHRAGRSCVVLATAASVSKEVSANPRSGSDRSPNDSSKPQRVMVIGGDGYCGWATALHLSNKGYEVAIVDSLVRRLFDHQLGLGSLTPISSIHNRLRCWKAITGKTIELYIGDICDFEFLSETFNSFEPDAVVHFGEQRSAPYSMIDRSRAVFTQKNNVIGTLNVLFAIKEFREECHLVKLGTMGEYGTPNIDIEEGYITISHNGRTDTLPYPKQASSFYHLSKVHDSNNIAFTCKAWGIRATDLNQGVVYGVKTDETSMHEQLYNRLDYDGVFGTALNRFCVQAAVGHPLTVYGKGGQTRGYLDIRDTVQCVELAIANPAKPGEFRVFNQFTEQFSVNELAALVTKAGQKLGLDVQTISVPNPRVEAEEHYYNAKHTKLIELGLKPHLLSDSLLDSLLNFAIEFKDRIDTKQIMPSVSWKKIGVKPQTVPAN comes from the exons ATGGCACATTTGATGTCAACTTCATGCTCAATAAAGATCTCCTCTAGCTACAGACCTTGTGGTCAACCTCTAAGTCAGGATCGAACCGTACTTCCTAACTCTTTTACCATTAAGACTTCCAAGTCACCTTTCAAAAGGCTCGTTTCGAAAGGGCACAGGGCAGGAAGGAGTTGTGTGGTTCTTGCAACTGCTGCCTCTGTGAGCAAAGAAGTTTCAGCTAATCCCAGGTCTGGTTCTGATCGGTCCCCAAATGATTCTTCAAAGCCTCAGCGGGTCATGGTTATTGGCGGGGATGGCTACTGTGGTTGGGCTACAGCCCTTCACCTGTCCAACAAAGGTTACGAGGTTGCTATTGTGGATAGCCTTGTTCGACGGCTCTTTGACCACCAGCTTGGTCTTGGCTCCTTAACACCCATTTCGTCCATCCATAACCGACTCCGTTGTTGGAAAGCTATAACTGGGAAGACAATTGAACTTTACATTGGTGATATTTGTGACTTTGAGTTCTTATCTGAAACCTTCAACTCGTTCGAACCTGATGCTGTTGTCCATTTTGGAGAGCAGCGGTCTGCTCCATATTCAATGATTGATCGATCAAGAGCTGTGTTTACTCAGAAAAATAATGTGATTGGAACGCTTAATGTTCTTTTTGCAATAAAGGAATTCAGAGAAGAGTGCCATCTTGTAAAGCTTGGAACAATGGGAGAGTATGGAACTCCCAACATAGATATCGAAGAGGGTTATATAACAATTAGTCACAATGGAAGGACTGATACTTTACCTTATCCAAAGCAAGCTAGCTCCTTTTATCATCTCAGTAAGGTTCATGATTCAAATAATATAGCCTTCACTTGCAAGGCTTGGGGGATCAGAGCCACTGATCTGAATCAAGGAGTGGTTTATGGGGTTAAGACCGATGAGACTTCAATGCATGAACAGCTGTATAACAGGTTAGATTATGATGGAGTATTTGGAACAGCATTGAATCGGTTTTGTGTTCAGGCTGCTGTCGGTCATCCTCTTACAGTTTATGGGAAAGGAGGCCAG aCTAGGGGTTACCTTGACATAAGAGACACGGTTCAATGTGTGGAACTTGCCATTGCAAATCCAGCAAAACCTGGTGAATTTCGGGTGTTCAATCAATTCACTGAGCAGTTTTCCGTCAATGAACTGGCTGCCCTTGTAACAAAAGCAGGACAGAAGCTTGGACTTGACGTGCAAACCATATCTGTGCCCAACCCAAGAGTTGAGGCAGAGGAACATTATTACAATGCAAAGCATACTAAACTCATTGAGCTGGGACTAAAACCACATCTCCTCTCAGACTCTCTTCTCGACTCATTGCTCAACTTTGCTATCGAGTTCAAGGATCGCATCGACACAAAACAGATTATGCCCAGCGTTTCATGGAAAAAAATTGGGGTGAAGCCACAGACTGTACCAGCTAATTAG